The following are from one region of the Streptomyces decoyicus genome:
- the gltB gene encoding glutamate synthase large subunit: MRSASTHSATTSSASAAAWSPMDGRPAQQGMYDPRNEHDACGVGFVATLTGEASHALVEQALTVLTNLEHRGATGSEPDSGDGAGILLQVPDAFLRENVTFELPDAGAYAVGIAFLPSDAQEAADAVSRIETIAGEEGLDVIGWRVVPVAPQLLGNGARATMPAFSQIFVGDGQSTGLALDRKAFALRKRAEREAGVYFPSLSARTIVYKGMLTTGQLEPFFPDLSDRRFATAIALVHSRFSTNTFPSWPLAHPYRFVAHNGEINTVKGNRNWMRARESQLASKLFGADNAEQLDRLFPVCTPDASDSASFDEVLELLHLGGRSLPHSVLMMVPEAWENSPSMDPARRAFYQYHSTMMEPWDGPACVTFTDGTQVGAVLDRNGLRPGRYWVTDDGLVVLSSEVGVLDIDPAKVVRKGRLQPGRMFLVDTAEHRIIEDDEIKAQLAAEQPYQEWLDSGLIELADLPEREHIVHTHASVTRRQQTFGYTEEELRVILAPMAKAGAEPIGSMGTDSPIAALSERPRLLFDYFTQLFAQVTNPPLDAIREELVTSLISSLGPQGNLLEPSASSCRSVTLPFPVIDNDELAKLVHINADGDMPGMKAVTLSGLYRVSGGGESLAARIEEICAEADAAIDDGARLIVLSDRHSDAEHAPIPSLLLTAAVHHHLIGTKERTQVGLLVEAGDVREVHHVALLIGFGAAAVNPYLAMESVEDLVRAGTFLPGVEAETAIKNLIKALGKGVLKVMSKMGISTVASYRGAQVFEAVGLDEAFVEKYFHGTATKIGGAGLDVIAKEVAARHAKAYPVSGIAATHRALDIGGEYQWRREGEPHLFDPDTVFRLQHSTRSRRYDIFKQYTERVNEQSERLMTLRGLFSFASERSSIPIEEVEPASEIVKRFSTGAMSYGSISQEAHETLAIAMNQLGGKSNTGEGGEDPDRLYDPARRSSIKQVASGRFGVTSEYLVNSDDIQIKMAQGAKPGEGGQLPGHKVYPWVAKTRHSTPGVGLISPPPHHDIYSIEDLAQLIHDLKNANPQARIHVKLVSEVGVGTVAAGVSKAHADVVLISGHDGGTGASPLTSLKHAGGPWELGLAETQQTLLLNGLRDRIVVQTDGQLKTGRDVVIAALLGAEEYGFATAPLVVSGCIMMRVCHLDTCPVGIATQNPALRERFSGKAEYIVNFFQFIAEEVREILAELGFRSLDEAIGHAELLNTSRAVKHWKAQGLDLAPLLHVPELADGAVRHQVIEQDHGLEKALDNELIKLAADALAADTAEAAQPVRAQIAIRNINRTVGTMLGHEVTKKFGGAGLPDDTIDITFTGSAGQSFGAFLPRGVTLRLEGDANDYVGKGLSGGRVIVRPDRGADHLAEYSTIAGNTLAYGATGGELFLRGRVGERFCVRNSGATVVSEGVGDHGCEYMTGGNAVVLGETGRNFAAGMSGGFAYVIDLDKANVNKELVDAVNALDDADKQWLHDVVRRHQEETGSTVAAKLLADWDAAAARFSKVIPPTYQAVLVAKDAAEQAGLSESETHEKMMEAATNG, translated from the coding sequence ATGCGTTCTGCGTCCACGCACTCCGCGACCACCAGCAGCGCCAGCGCCGCCGCCTGGTCGCCCATGGACGGCCGCCCCGCCCAGCAGGGGATGTACGACCCCCGCAATGAGCACGACGCCTGTGGCGTCGGCTTTGTGGCCACCCTCACCGGCGAGGCCAGCCACGCACTGGTCGAGCAGGCGCTGACCGTCCTGACGAATCTGGAGCACCGCGGTGCCACCGGCTCCGAGCCCGACTCGGGTGACGGCGCCGGCATCCTGCTCCAGGTGCCGGACGCGTTCCTTCGCGAGAACGTCACCTTCGAGCTCCCCGACGCCGGCGCCTACGCCGTCGGCATCGCCTTCCTGCCGTCCGATGCCCAGGAAGCGGCCGACGCCGTCTCACGCATCGAGACGATCGCAGGCGAAGAAGGCCTGGACGTCATCGGCTGGCGGGTGGTCCCGGTCGCCCCGCAGCTGCTGGGCAACGGTGCCCGCGCCACCATGCCCGCCTTCTCCCAGATCTTTGTGGGCGACGGGCAGAGCACCGGTCTGGCGCTGGACCGCAAGGCCTTCGCGCTGCGCAAGCGCGCCGAGCGCGAGGCCGGGGTCTACTTCCCCTCGCTGTCCGCCCGGACGATTGTCTACAAGGGCATGCTGACCACCGGCCAGCTGGAGCCCTTCTTCCCTGACTTGTCCGACCGCCGCTTCGCCACCGCCATCGCGCTGGTCCACTCGCGGTTCTCCACCAACACCTTCCCCAGCTGGCCGCTCGCCCACCCGTACCGCTTCGTCGCGCACAACGGCGAGATCAACACGGTCAAGGGCAACCGCAACTGGATGCGGGCCCGTGAGTCGCAGCTGGCCTCGAAGCTCTTCGGTGCGGACAACGCCGAGCAGCTGGACCGGCTGTTCCCGGTCTGCACGCCGGACGCCTCCGACTCCGCCTCCTTCGACGAGGTCCTGGAGCTGCTCCACCTCGGCGGCCGCTCGCTGCCGCACTCCGTGCTGATGATGGTCCCCGAGGCGTGGGAGAACTCCCCCTCCATGGACCCGGCCCGACGCGCCTTCTACCAGTACCACTCCACGATGATGGAGCCCTGGGACGGCCCGGCCTGTGTCACCTTCACCGACGGCACCCAGGTCGGCGCGGTCCTCGACCGCAACGGTCTGCGCCCCGGCCGCTACTGGGTCACCGACGACGGCCTGGTCGTGCTCTCCTCCGAGGTCGGCGTCCTGGACATCGACCCCGCCAAGGTCGTCCGCAAGGGCCGCCTCCAGCCCGGCCGGATGTTCCTCGTGGACACCGCCGAGCACCGCATCATCGAGGACGACGAGATCAAGGCGCAGCTCGCCGCCGAGCAGCCCTACCAGGAATGGCTGGACTCCGGTCTGATCGAGCTCGCGGACCTGCCCGAGCGTGAGCACATCGTGCACACCCACGCCTCGGTCACCCGCCGCCAACAGACCTTCGGCTACACCGAGGAAGAGCTGCGCGTCATCCTCGCGCCGATGGCCAAGGCCGGCGCCGAGCCCATCGGCTCGATGGGCACCGACTCGCCGATCGCCGCGCTCTCCGAGCGTCCCCGGCTGCTCTTCGACTACTTCACCCAGCTCTTCGCGCAGGTCACCAACCCGCCGCTGGACGCCATCCGCGAGGAGCTCGTCACCTCGCTGATCTCCTCCCTCGGCCCCCAGGGCAACCTCCTGGAGCCGAGCGCGTCCTCCTGCCGCAGCGTGACCCTGCCGTTCCCGGTCATCGACAACGACGAGCTGGCCAAGCTCGTGCACATCAACGCCGACGGCGACATGCCCGGCATGAAGGCCGTCACCCTCTCCGGCCTCTACCGGGTCTCCGGCGGCGGCGAGTCGCTGGCCGCCCGGATCGAGGAGATCTGCGCCGAGGCCGACGCCGCCATCGACGACGGCGCCCGGCTGATCGTGCTCTCCGACCGCCACTCCGACGCCGAGCACGCGCCGATCCCGTCGCTGCTGCTCACCGCCGCGGTCCACCACCACCTCATCGGCACCAAGGAGCGCACCCAGGTGGGTCTGCTCGTCGAGGCCGGCGATGTGCGCGAGGTGCACCACGTCGCGCTGCTCATCGGCTTCGGTGCCGCGGCGGTCAACCCGTACCTGGCCATGGAGTCGGTCGAGGACCTGGTCCGCGCCGGCACCTTCCTGCCCGGTGTCGAGGCCGAGACCGCCATCAAGAACCTCATCAAGGCGCTCGGCAAGGGCGTCCTGAAGGTCATGTCCAAGATGGGCATCTCGACCGTCGCCTCCTACCGGGGCGCGCAGGTCTTCGAGGCCGTCGGCCTGGACGAGGCGTTCGTCGAGAAGTACTTCCACGGCACCGCCACCAAGATCGGCGGCGCGGGCCTGGACGTCATCGCCAAGGAGGTCGCGGCGCGGCACGCCAAGGCCTACCCGGTCTCCGGCATCGCCGCCACGCACCGTGCGCTGGACATCGGCGGCGAGTACCAGTGGCGCCGCGAGGGCGAGCCGCACCTCTTCGACCCGGACACCGTCTTCCGGCTCCAGCACTCCACCCGCTCGCGCCGCTACGACATCTTCAAGCAGTACACCGAGCGGGTGAACGAGCAGTCCGAGCGGCTGATGACGCTGCGCGGCCTGTTCTCCTTCGCCTCCGAGCGCTCCTCGATCCCGATCGAGGAGGTCGAGCCGGCGTCCGAGATCGTCAAGCGCTTCTCCACCGGCGCCATGTCGTACGGCTCCATCTCGCAGGAGGCGCACGAGACCCTCGCCATCGCCATGAACCAGCTGGGCGGCAAGTCCAACACCGGTGAGGGCGGCGAGGACCCCGACCGTCTCTACGACCCGGCGCGCCGCTCGTCCATCAAGCAGGTCGCCTCCGGCCGCTTCGGTGTGACGTCCGAGTACCTGGTCAACTCCGACGACATCCAGATCAAGATGGCCCAGGGCGCCAAGCCCGGCGAGGGCGGCCAGCTGCCCGGCCACAAGGTCTACCCGTGGGTCGCCAAGACCCGGCACTCCACCCCGGGCGTCGGACTGATCTCCCCGCCGCCGCACCACGACATCTACTCCATCGAGGACCTGGCTCAGCTGATCCACGACCTCAAGAACGCCAACCCGCAGGCCCGCATCCACGTGAAGCTGGTCTCCGAGGTCGGCGTCGGCACGGTCGCCGCGGGTGTCTCCAAGGCGCACGCGGACGTGGTCCTTATCTCCGGCCACGACGGCGGTACGGGTGCCTCCCCGCTCACCTCGCTCAAGCACGCGGGCGGCCCCTGGGAGCTCGGCCTGGCCGAGACCCAGCAGACGCTGCTGCTCAACGGCCTGCGCGACCGGATCGTGGTGCAGACCGACGGTCAGCTCAAGACCGGCCGCGATGTCGTCATCGCCGCCCTGCTGGGCGCCGAGGAGTACGGCTTCGCGACCGCACCGCTGGTCGTCTCCGGCTGCATCATGATGCGGGTGTGCCACCTGGACACCTGCCCGGTCGGCATCGCCACCCAGAACCCGGCGCTGCGCGAGCGGTTCAGCGGCAAGGCCGAGTACATCGTCAACTTCTTCCAGTTCATCGCCGAAGAGGTCCGGGAGATCCTCGCCGAGCTGGGTTTCCGCAGCCTCGACGAGGCCATCGGCCACGCCGAGCTGCTGAACACCTCCCGCGCGGTGAAGCACTGGAAGGCGCAGGGCCTGGACCTGGCCCCGCTGCTGCACGTCCCCGAGCTGGCCGACGGCGCCGTCCGCCACCAGGTCATCGAGCAGGACCACGGCCTGGAGAAGGCGCTCGACAACGAGCTGATCAAGCTCGCCGCCGACGCGCTGGCCGCGGACACCGCCGAGGCCGCCCAGCCGGTCCGGGCACAGATCGCGATCCGGAACATCAACCGGACCGTCGGCACGATGCTCGGCCACGAGGTCACCAAGAAGTTCGGTGGCGCCGGGCTGCCCGACGACACCATCGACATCACCTTCACCGGCTCGGCCGGCCAGTCCTTCGGCGCGTTCCTGCCGCGCGGCGTCACACTGCGCCTGGAGGGCGACGCCAACGACTACGTCGGCAAGGGCCTGTCGGGCGGCCGGGTCATCGTCCGCCCGGACCGCGGCGCGGACCACCTCGCCGAGTACTCCACCATCGCCGGCAACACCCTCGCCTACGGCGCCACCGGCGGCGAGCTGTTCCTGCGCGGCCGGGTCGGCGAACGCTTCTGCGTCCGCAATTCCGGTGCCACGGTGGTTTCCGAGGGCGTCGGCGACCACGGATGCGAGTACATGACCGGCGGCAACGCGGTCGTGCTGGGCGAGACGGGCCGCAACTTCGCGGCCGGTATGTCCGGCGGCTTCGCCTACGTCATCGACCTCGACAAGGCCAACGTCAACAAGGAGCTCGTCGACGCGGTGAACGCGCTGGACGACGCCGACAAGCAGTGGCTGCACGACGTCGTGCGCCGCCACCAGGAGGAGACCGGCTCCACCGTCGCCGCCAAGCTCCTCGCCGACTGGGATGCCGCAGCCGCGCGCTTCAGCAAGGTCATCCCGCCCACGTACCAGGCAGTGCTCGTCGCCAAGGACGCCGCTGAGCAGGCCGGACTCTCCGAGTCCGAGACCCACGAGAAGATGATGGAGGCGGCGACCAATGGCTGA
- a CDS encoding winged helix-turn-helix domain-containing protein produces the protein MKRWDADQESVAETPDLAALAALLADRTRAAICMALLDGGSWTAGELAEFAAVAPSTTTEHLNLLVSGGLLAEERRGRRRYVRLAGPETAETLENLAGLAPYRRVPVRSLAEAHHRRALHHARTCYDHIAGALGVAIAEAMTERGLLGRDYGLVLTGAGATWLTALGIPDTDPSAAHRAHVRTCLDWTVRRRHLSGAVGAALYRHALEHGWIVKAVATRILTVTAAGRTAFRAQLGLPDDALFPSLALSAPRS, from the coding sequence ATGAAACGATGGGACGCCGATCAGGAAAGCGTCGCGGAGACCCCCGATCTTGCCGCCCTCGCGGCGCTGCTCGCGGACCGTACCCGTGCCGCCATCTGCATGGCCCTGCTCGACGGCGGCAGCTGGACCGCCGGCGAACTGGCCGAATTCGCCGCGGTGGCGCCGTCCACCACCACCGAGCACCTCAACCTGCTGGTCTCCGGGGGCCTGCTCGCCGAGGAGCGCCGGGGGCGGCGGCGCTACGTACGCCTGGCCGGACCGGAGACCGCGGAAACCCTGGAGAACCTCGCCGGCCTGGCCCCCTACCGCCGGGTCCCGGTCCGCTCCCTGGCCGAGGCCCATCACCGCAGAGCCCTGCACCACGCCCGCACGTGCTACGACCACATCGCCGGTGCGCTCGGCGTGGCCATCGCCGAGGCGATGACCGAACGCGGCTTGCTGGGACGGGATTACGGCCTGGTGCTGACCGGCGCCGGCGCCACCTGGCTGACCGCCCTCGGCATCCCCGACACCGACCCCTCGGCCGCCCACCGGGCCCATGTCCGCACCTGCCTGGACTGGACGGTGCGCCGCCGGCATCTCTCCGGCGCGGTCGGCGCCGCCCTCTACCGCCACGCCCTGGAACACGGCTGGATCGTCAAGGCCGTTGCGACCCGCATCCTCACCGTCACCGCGGCGGGCCGCACGGCCTTCCGCGCCCAGCTCGGCCTGCCCGACGACGCGCTCTTCCCCTCCCTCGCCCTCTCCGCTCCCCGCTCCTGA
- a CDS encoding MarR family winged helix-turn-helix transcriptional regulator, producing the protein MAREFEAKDDRGRPTVRASPYPVEEIAAAWERERPGTPVSSIGIVTPIWQLAKLLGDDRRRVLARAGMDPATLDLLSVLRRSGEPYTLTTRELGQRSLITAGAVSQRVARAEREGLVARRPGEGRPRTVLVELTPAGHELIESTVDQVLRREAELIDGLTPGQQEQLAGLLRILLQDTQRKLGDDRIGQVGEH; encoded by the coding sequence GTGGCAAGAGAATTCGAGGCGAAGGACGACCGCGGCCGGCCGACGGTCCGCGCCTCCCCGTACCCCGTCGAGGAGATCGCCGCCGCCTGGGAGCGTGAGCGCCCCGGCACACCGGTCTCCTCGATCGGCATCGTGACGCCGATCTGGCAGCTGGCGAAGCTGCTCGGCGACGACCGGCGCCGGGTGCTGGCCCGTGCCGGGATGGACCCGGCCACCCTCGACCTGCTCAGCGTGCTGCGCCGCAGCGGCGAGCCCTACACCCTGACCACCCGTGAGCTCGGCCAGCGCTCCCTGATCACCGCGGGCGCGGTCTCCCAGCGGGTGGCCCGCGCCGAGCGCGAGGGGCTGGTCGCCCGGCGGCCCGGCGAGGGCCGCCCGCGGACGGTCCTGGTCGAACTGACCCCGGCCGGCCATGAGCTGATCGAGTCCACCGTCGACCAAGTGCTGCGCCGTGAGGCCGAGTTGATCGACGGCCTGACCCCCGGGCAGCAGGAGCAGCTCGCCGGCCTGCTGCGGATCCTGCTCCAGGACACCCAGCGCAAGCTCGGCGACGACCGGATCGGCCAGGTCGGCGAGCACTGA
- a CDS encoding glutamate synthase subunit beta, with the protein MADPKGFLNHEREIAKTRPVEERVKDWNEVYQPGSLLPIISKQASRCMDCGIPFCHNGCPLGNLIPEWNDYAYREDWTEASERLHATNNFPEFTGRLCPAPCEAACVLGINQPPVTIKNVEVSIIDKAWDNGDVTPQPPERLSGKTVAVIGSGPAGLAAAQQLTRAGHTVAVYERADRIGGLLRYGIPEFKMEKRHINRRIEQMRAEGTKFRTEVEIGRDLDAKKLRKRYDAVVIAAGATTSRDLPVPGRELNGIHFAMEYLPLANKVQEGDLTVAPISAEGKHVVVIGGGDTGADCVGTAHRQGAASVTQLEIMGKPGDERNPNQPWPTFPMLYKVTSAHEEGGERLYSVSTTHFEGDEDGNVQYLHLTEVEFKDGRPEPKPGTERKIPAQLVTLAMGFTGTDRENGLVEQFGLELDERGNVARDADFATNVPGVYVAGDAGRGQSLIVWAIAEGRSAAKGVDRFLTGASALPAPIKPTDRALTV; encoded by the coding sequence ATGGCTGACCCCAAGGGCTTCCTGAACCACGAGCGCGAGATCGCCAAGACCCGCCCCGTCGAGGAGCGCGTCAAGGACTGGAACGAGGTCTACCAGCCCGGCTCCCTGCTGCCGATCATCAGCAAGCAGGCGTCGCGCTGCATGGACTGCGGTATCCCGTTCTGCCACAACGGCTGCCCGCTCGGAAACCTCATCCCCGAGTGGAACGACTACGCGTACCGCGAGGACTGGACCGAGGCCAGCGAGCGGCTGCACGCGACCAACAACTTCCCGGAGTTCACCGGTCGCCTCTGCCCCGCGCCCTGTGAGGCCGCCTGTGTGCTGGGCATCAACCAGCCGCCGGTGACCATCAAGAACGTCGAGGTCTCCATCATCGACAAGGCGTGGGACAACGGGGACGTCACCCCGCAGCCGCCCGAGCGCCTCTCCGGCAAGACCGTCGCCGTCATCGGCTCGGGCCCGGCGGGACTCGCCGCCGCCCAGCAGCTGACCCGGGCCGGCCACACCGTCGCCGTCTACGAGCGCGCGGACCGTATCGGCGGCCTCCTCCGCTACGGCATCCCCGAGTTCAAGATGGAGAAGCGCCACATCAACCGCCGCATCGAGCAGATGCGCGCGGAGGGCACCAAGTTCCGTACGGAGGTGGAGATCGGCCGGGACCTCGACGCCAAGAAGCTGCGCAAGCGCTACGACGCCGTGGTCATCGCCGCCGGCGCCACCACCTCCCGCGATCTGCCGGTGCCCGGCCGCGAGCTGAACGGCATCCACTTCGCGATGGAGTACCTCCCGCTCGCCAACAAGGTGCAGGAGGGGGACCTGACGGTCGCCCCGATCAGCGCCGAGGGCAAGCACGTGGTCGTCATCGGCGGCGGCGACACCGGCGCGGACTGCGTCGGCACCGCCCACCGCCAGGGCGCGGCCTCCGTCACCCAGCTGGAGATCATGGGCAAGCCGGGCGACGAGCGGAACCCCAACCAGCCCTGGCCGACCTTCCCGATGCTCTACAAGGTCACCTCCGCGCACGAGGAGGGCGGTGAGCGGCTCTACTCCGTCTCCACCACCCACTTCGAGGGCGACGAGGACGGCAATGTCCAGTACCTGCACCTGACCGAGGTGGAGTTCAAGGACGGCCGCCCGGAGCCGAAGCCCGGCACCGAGCGGAAGATCCCGGCCCAGCTGGTCACCCTCGCCATGGGCTTCACCGGCACCGACCGGGAGAACGGCCTGGTCGAGCAGTTCGGCCTGGAGCTCGACGAGCGCGGCAACGTCGCCCGCGACGCGGACTTCGCCACCAACGTCCCCGGCGTGTATGTCGCCGGTGACGCCGGCCGCGGCCAGTCGCTGATCGTGTGGGCCATCGCCGAGGGCCGTTCCGCGGCCAAGGGCGTGGACCGCTTCCTGACCGGAGCCAGCGCCCTGCCGGCTCCCATCAAGCCGACGGATCGCGCACTGACCGTGTGA
- a CDS encoding SDR family NAD(P)-dependent oxidoreductase, which translates to MSRTILITGGGTGIGRAVAHHFADAGDDVLVTGRRPGPLEETAAGRRTVRPLVCDHTDPRALTALLTELPERIDVLVNNAGGNTDLDADGADDLAAYARNFRANLDANLLSAALTTKALDGRLAPGGAVVHIGSIAADQGAGAYGAAKAGLASWNVELSRTLGPRDITANVVSPGYVADTDFFRDQLTDERRDRLVAASAVGRPGSPDDIAGTVAFLASPAARHLTGQVLNVNGGTRTTR; encoded by the coding sequence ATGTCACGCACCATCCTGATCACCGGCGGTGGAACCGGCATCGGACGCGCCGTTGCCCACCACTTCGCGGACGCCGGTGACGACGTCCTCGTCACCGGCCGGCGCCCCGGGCCGCTGGAGGAGACCGCGGCCGGCCGCCGCACCGTCCGCCCGCTGGTGTGCGACCACACCGACCCCCGGGCGCTCACCGCGCTGCTCACCGAACTCCCCGAACGGATCGACGTCCTGGTCAACAACGCCGGCGGCAACACCGACCTGGACGCGGACGGAGCCGACGACCTGGCGGCCTACGCCCGGAACTTCCGCGCCAACCTCGACGCCAACCTGCTCAGCGCCGCGCTGACCACCAAGGCGCTGGACGGCCGGCTCGCGCCCGGCGGCGCGGTCGTCCACATCGGATCGATCGCCGCCGACCAGGGGGCCGGCGCCTACGGAGCGGCCAAGGCCGGGCTCGCCTCCTGGAACGTCGAGCTGTCCCGGACCCTCGGCCCCCGCGACATCACGGCCAACGTCGTCTCGCCCGGCTATGTCGCCGACACCGATTTCTTCCGCGACCAGCTCACCGACGAGCGTCGCGACCGCCTGGTGGCCGCCTCGGCGGTGGGCCGCCCGGGGTCCCCGGACGACATCGCGGGGACCGTTGCCTTCCTGGCGTCACCGGCGGCCCGGCACCTCACCGGCCAGGTACTGAACGTCAACGGCGGTACCCGCACCACCCGTTGA
- a CDS encoding VIT1/CCC1 transporter family protein, translating into MEIMDAAAPTHVAHRDNHTHRDVNGGWLRPAVFGAMDGLVSNLALMTGVAGGALSQQTIIITGLAGLAAGAFSMAAGEYTSVASQRELVQAELDVERSELRQHPADELDELAALYVSRGVEPVLARRVAEQLSRDPEQALEIHAREELGIDPSDLPSPTVAALSSFGSFALGALLPVLPYLLGASAIWPAVLLALVGLFACGAVVARVTGRSWWFSGLRQLALGGAAAGVTYVLGALFGTVVG; encoded by the coding sequence ATGGAGATCATGGATGCGGCGGCGCCGACGCATGTGGCCCACCGCGACAACCACACCCACCGCGATGTGAACGGCGGCTGGCTGCGCCCCGCCGTCTTCGGCGCGATGGACGGGCTGGTCTCGAACCTCGCCCTGATGACGGGTGTCGCCGGCGGTGCGCTGTCGCAGCAGACGATCATCATCACCGGCCTCGCGGGCCTGGCCGCCGGCGCGTTCTCGATGGCCGCGGGGGAGTACACCTCGGTCGCCTCGCAGCGTGAGCTGGTGCAGGCCGAGCTGGATGTCGAGCGGTCCGAGCTGCGCCAGCACCCGGCCGACGAGCTGGACGAGCTGGCCGCCCTCTATGTGTCGCGCGGGGTCGAGCCGGTGCTCGCCCGGCGGGTCGCGGAGCAGCTGTCCCGGGACCCCGAGCAGGCCCTGGAGATCCATGCCCGCGAGGAGTTGGGCATCGACCCGTCCGACCTTCCTTCGCCCACCGTGGCCGCGCTCTCCTCCTTCGGATCCTTTGCGCTGGGCGCGCTGCTGCCTGTCCTTCCTTATCTGCTGGGGGCGTCCGCCATCTGGCCCGCGGTGCTGCTCGCGCTGGTCGGACTGTTTGCCTGCGGGGCGGTCGTGGCGCGGGTGACGGGACGTTCCTGGTGGTTCAGCGGACTGCGCCAGCTGGCCCTCGGCGGTGCCGCGGCGGGTGTGACGTACGTCCTGGGAGCACTGTTCGGAACCGTCGTAGGGTGA